The following proteins are co-located in the Bacteroidales bacterium genome:
- a CDS encoding ABC-F family ATP-binding cassette domain-containing protein, with product MVSVQDISVSFGSFDLLSNISFLINDQDRIGLAGKNGAGKSTLLKIISGLQSPSGGTIDMSKDVTIGYLPQQMRVDDTTTVLNETITAFSEIIGLSEEIEYIGSEISRREDYESADYLKLCDHLTVVEERYRMLGGTNYMAEAEQTLLGLGFERKDFDRNTKELSGGWRMRIELAKILLRKPSLFLLDEPTNHLDIESIQWLETFLANYSGAVVLVSHDRAFLDAVTKRTIEISLGKIYDYKAAWSKYLVLREERRTQQIAAFRNQQKMIEDTEKFITRFRSKATKAVQVQSKIKQLDKVERLEVDEEDKSAINLRFPPAPRSGTVVVETLELSKSYGTLNVLNKIDFKLQRGEKVAFVGRNGEGKSTLSKIIIGQLDHSGILKMGHNVKIGYFAQNQDELLDESRTVLQTIDDIAKGDIRTKIRDMLGAFLFRGDDVEKKVKVLSGGERSRLALVKLLLEPSNLLVLDEPTNHLDMRSKDILKQALIKFDGTLIVVSHDRDFLDGIVGKVYEFRNNRIKENIGGIYDFLRKKKIENLKDIEKKDKAKVEAAQVNVSSNKQKYLEKKEFDRNLRRLRKRLEETEKEIEKLEAEIIAVDKTFMEPGNTSEAHDLDYRKYQDLKEQLNEEMNKWAQYSEEVEEFLKTNS from the coding sequence ATGGTTTCGGTTCAGGATATCTCAGTTTCTTTCGGCAGTTTTGACCTCTTATCAAATATATCTTTTCTGATAAATGACCAGGACCGTATTGGTCTGGCTGGCAAAAACGGTGCAGGCAAATCAACTCTTCTTAAGATTATATCAGGACTTCAGAGTCCTTCCGGAGGAACGATTGATATGTCGAAAGATGTAACTATCGGATATCTGCCGCAACAGATGCGGGTTGATGATACAACAACAGTTCTAAATGAGACGATCACAGCTTTTTCTGAAATAATTGGCTTATCTGAAGAGATTGAATACATAGGTTCTGAAATATCCAGGCGGGAAGACTATGAATCAGCCGACTATCTGAAACTATGCGATCATCTGACAGTGGTTGAAGAGCGTTACCGCATGCTTGGAGGTACAAACTATATGGCTGAAGCTGAACAGACACTTCTCGGACTTGGTTTTGAAAGAAAAGATTTTGACAGAAACACAAAAGAGCTGAGCGGCGGATGGAGAATGCGTATTGAGCTTGCTAAGATCCTGCTCAGAAAACCATCTCTCTTCCTCCTTGATGAACCTACCAATCACCTTGATATCGAATCTATTCAGTGGCTCGAGACATTCCTTGCAAACTATTCCGGAGCTGTTGTTCTTGTTTCACACGACCGTGCATTCCTTGACGCTGTCACTAAAAGAACCATTGAGATCTCTCTCGGGAAAATATACGACTACAAAGCAGCTTGGTCAAAATATCTGGTACTCAGAGAGGAAAGAAGAACTCAGCAGATAGCAGCTTTCAGGAATCAGCAGAAGATGATTGAAGATACTGAAAAGTTTATTACACGATTCAGGTCAAAGGCAACAAAGGCTGTGCAGGTACAGTCGAAGATTAAACAACTCGATAAAGTTGAAAGACTTGAAGTTGATGAAGAAGATAAGAGCGCAATTAATCTGAGGTTCCCTCCTGCCCCGCGATCAGGGACTGTTGTAGTAGAGACTTTGGAGCTTTCTAAAAGCTACGGGACTCTTAATGTCCTGAATAAGATAGACTTCAAATTACAAAGGGGAGAAAAAGTTGCATTTGTAGGCCGTAACGGTGAAGGGAAAAGTACTCTTTCCAAAATAATAATCGGGCAGCTCGATCATTCAGGCATACTCAAAATGGGACATAATGTGAAGATCGGCTACTTTGCACAGAACCAGGATGAGCTTCTGGATGAGAGCAGAACAGTACTTCAGACCATAGATGATATTGCCAAGGGAGACATTCGTACCAAAATACGCGACATGCTTGGTGCTTTCCTGTTCAGGGGAGATGATGTTGAAAAAAAAGTAAAGGTTCTTTCCGGAGGCGAAAGGTCGCGCCTTGCTCTTGTTAAGCTGCTCCTTGAACCAAGCAATCTTCTGGTACTCGATGAGCCAACAAACCACCTCGACATGCGTTCGAAAGATATCCTTAAACAAGCTCTGATAAAATTTGATGGCACATTAATTGTGGTATCTCACGACAGGGATTTTCTGGATGGAATTGTTGGAAAAGTGTATGAATTCAGGAATAACAGGATTAAGGAAAACATAGGAGGTATTTACGATTTCCTCCGAAAAAAGAAGATTGAGAACCTTAAGGATATTGAGAAAAAAGATAAAGCGAAGGTTGAAGCTGCCCAGGTAAATGTTTCATCGAACAAGCAAAAGTACCTCGAGAAGAAAGAGTTCGACAGAAACCTGAGAAGGCTGAGAAAGCGCCTTGAGGAGACTGAAAAGGAAATAGAAAAACTGGAAGCTGAAATAATTGCTGTTGATAAAACGTTTATGGAACCGGGTAACACTTCTGAAGCACA